The sequence below is a genomic window from Perca flavescens isolate YP-PL-M2 chromosome 24, PFLA_1.0, whole genome shotgun sequence.
GTATTTTAACTACAGGTCACATTTTAAATTACTCCTTGTTGACTAACGTTGTTTATTATTAATAGTAAGTTGTTTATCTTTCAGAATTAGCAGGTCGGCTGGCGAAATAACGTTAGCGAAGTTGCCAGGAAGATTCCCTCAACCTGCATGCGTCTTCAATCATGGTAAGGCGGCCGAGGAGAAGACCTCTTACCGTTGTTAGCTTGCGTATTACTCCGTAAAGGTGTACACTGGGCATGGTGTTACAGTAACACCCCCCTATTCTAATCCTAAATGACTGCACTGCAACAGATCCTAGTTTACTGAGACCTAACTAAGGATATATGTCAATGCTAAGGACCAGCTGCCCACAGGAAACTCAGGTGTTATGtccacaggaagtgacacatttccccccccctcctgttttttttaattaaaattgtCAACATGAGTAATGCCATGTGCAGTTTAGTGACATCACGTTAAatgatttctgttttgttttttttaactacaaaTTCAGAGACATCAGTGTGCGTCAAAGTGCCCACTGCCCAGCCATCTTATTTTTGTTGAAAGGACTGATGACATGATGACATTATGTTATCATGCCTTTATCGGATCCCTCATATCTTTCTCATTAGTGTCATGGTTTGGGTGTGTTTCAGTTAAGCACGAGAATCGCCTAAATCAAATTTGTAAAATGGTCAGGTAAACTGACTGGTGAGTCCCAGCTGGTACCCCCCACGTCCCTGTATGCTTAACAGCTACAGAGGATAGCTATGGCCATCTTAGAAAATAGCCTGCACCCTTTTGAATAGGGAATTCCAGTATTTCCCCTCTGGACTGAAGCTAATAGTCCCTGGTTGTAGAACTACACGATTTAAAAACAGTCCAGCACCAATCGCTCTGTTAAACAAACAATAGGATTACTTGCACGCAACGCACAAGCACCTTGGTCATGTACTAGCTGTAGAATTTCGGCATATAACTGCACGAGTCAATGTGGTTGTGTACTGTCTGTGTTTTACCCATGCTGTACTGTCTGTTtgatatgttttaatgttttgtgtgttgcatGTTATGTGTTGGTCTACAAAGTTGTAAGGCTGTCCTGCCTCTTAGACTGTAAACCTAGTTTACCTACAGGTACCGATAAAGTAGCCTGGACCTAACATGAAAACGAAGCACATAAACTGGTGTGATCTTTCTCATTAGCAGAAGGACATAAGCTCCGTGATGTCCTGGTTCTCCAGCCCCGTGTACAGCCGCTACTGGCAGCACTACCAGCAGGCTATGGCCTGGCACCAGAGGCATGGGCGAGCCTACCGAAAGGCCTTGGAGGCGGCCTACGGCTACAGCCAGGAGGAGCGGTATCCCAGCAGCCACCTGCAGCGCTACGCTGACTGGAACGCAGGAGAGGAAGACGACGGAGAGGACGGGGACGAGGAGAGCGACTCGGACAGCGAGATCGAGTGCGACGTCAGCAACATGGAGATCAGCGAGGAGCTTCGGCAGTACTTCGcccagacagagaaacacagagaggagctgagtAAGAGAACGTTTGAGGGAAAAGTTCAAGATTGTGACATTCATTGCGCATTTTTTTTGGAGGGCTACagtctccaaacttctcccatcTCCGTCACGTTA
It includes:
- the gemin8 gene encoding gem-associated protein 8 isoform X2 — its product is MKDISSVMSWFSSPVYSRYWQHYQQAMAWHQRHGRAYRKALEAAYGYSQEERYPSSHLQRYADWNAGEEDDGEDGDEESDSDSEIECDVSNMEISEELRQYFAQTEKHREELKKQQQLEAEQHESYVPADQDLRGGASWRSSMAPPLERPGERRGAEMKKLYGRDSAKILAMEAAMQLNFDRNCDLKQPKYWPVIPLKL
- the gemin8 gene encoding gem-associated protein 8 isoform X1; the protein is MQKDISSVMSWFSSPVYSRYWQHYQQAMAWHQRHGRAYRKALEAAYGYSQEERYPSSHLQRYADWNAGEEDDGEDGDEESDSDSEIECDVSNMEISEELRQYFAQTEKHREELKKQQQLEAEQHESYVPADQDLRGGASWRSSMAPPLERPGERRGAEMKKLYGRDSAKILAMEAAMQLNFDRNCDLKQPKYWPVIPLKL